CTAGAACCACAAGCTCTTCTAAGTGCCTCCAGTCCTGATGCCCTCTTCCTCTGCCCCTATGATTCAGACCATCTCCAGGGAGCCTTCTTTTGTTCATAGATCCAGCTACTAACCTTCTGGGCAACCTTGGACAATTCAGCTGACCTCTGACTATCATCTCTCCAGAGTGTGGAAACTGGCTATCTGCTCCTTCCCTAAACCCCCTTTCACACATGCATGGCATCCTaacctcctccaggcagccctccCAGCTTCAGGTGGGAAGTATTTATTCCATGGAACTAACTCTGTCAGAAACCCACCTGACTTCCAGagcaacagaaggaagaaaacctTCTCAGGGCAGGCTGGGAAAGGTGGCCATAGGAGGAAGATGGCTGTCCCAGGAAGAATACCTTGGGATCCCCTCATCCCTTGGCAGTACTCCTAGCCCAGGCCCCTAGCCTGCACTGACTCATGGGCTAGAGGGAGGAGGGGCTTGTCTCTTGCTTGCTGAGATTAGAGTGTATGACCATTGCTGAAAATCTCTGCTCACCTCTACTCCAGGATCTCCCTCCCAAGCATTCATATAACTGTGATAAGATCAAGCCCAGTTACAGGAGCTCAGTAACAGGAATCCACCTCTCTCTTCCAGGCCCAAAGGGCAGAGCCCTATCTCCACGTAATCTATCTCCAGAGGTGAGTTGTATCTTATTGCATCTTGGTGTGAAAACAGGGACAGCCACTGGCTTTGCTGATGTTAACAGCCCCAATGAGCTGTGCATCCACAGTTTTGTGGATTTAATTTATTGCCAGCAACTAGGTATCAAAGCCATCTTAGGAGCTGGTGCTCCATCTGTAAAGTCAAGGGTCAGGTGGGGGCTGATTCACATCTGGCCAACCCATCCTGAGCCCTGGACTCATTCTGTTCTGGGTGGTCAGTGGCAGAACCTAGAGAAAGGTGCCTCCAAAAAGCTTGGCTTCCTTGGGTCCCATAAGAGTGCCCACATGCTCACTTCTGTCCGGAGGAGGCTAGACGAGACCAGCGCTCTCTATATTGTGCTCTTTTCTGCTCCTCAGAATCTCAAAGGCTGTTTCCACTATAAGGCCTTTGCGCTTGCTATTCTCTCTTCCTGGGATGCccgtcttttcttttctttatccttttctttttttttttttttttttttttttttgagacggagtcttgccctttcatccaggctggggtgcagtggtgcgatctcggctcactgcaacctcgcctcccaggttcaagcaattctcctgcctcagcctcccaagtagctgggattataggcgcatgccaccacacctggctaatttttgtatttttagtagagataggttttcaccatgttggccaggctggtcttgaactcctgacctcaggtgatctgcccacttcggcctcccaaggtgctaggattacaggcatgagacaccatgcccgacCTCTCTTTTCTTATAATCAACTTCTTGTCATTTGTCCTTGGCTGAGTGTCCCCTTCTCAGagacaccccccaccccccgaacCCTTCTGTCCCTTTCTGTCACTCCACTGTTTGGCTGTTTGCTCCATCATTGTAGAAGGAGTCCTGTCTGCTTAACTTGACTCAGCCAACAGCACAGAGACACTTGCCCAAAGGAGGCACGCTGGGCCAGTCCATCCTGTCACTAGCTGGTACGATGCCCCACAGTCTCTGGCTCCCTTCCTGACCTTGTAAGGAGGGGTTCTCTGTACCTGCCTGATGCCACTGGGCAGAGCCTCACCTGCTTCACCTGTATTTCACAGCAGCCCTGGCCAGTCTCACTGCGCAGCCTACTAGGGCCTGGCCTGGCAGGaaccaagagagagaaagagaccgaCCGAGACCTCAAGGGCAGGTGGGCGGCTCAGTTAGACAGGAGCTCTGACTGCAGCTTCTCCCAGGAAGTCAGCCTCCTTTCTGAAGGTTTTAACCTGTGACTCAATACTTCCTTAAACACCATCCCACCCGACGCGGTCTCATGTGAGGTGAATTTTTTCAGGACCTGTGGCATGCTGGTAGCGCAGCAAACTGTCGTGCCTGACCTCTCCCAGTCTCACAGTCTGGGGGGCAGGCATTGCTATCCATATGTTCTAATGAGGAAATGGGCTCAGAGATATTAAGGGAGTTGTCCAAGGTTGCAGAGTGGAGTCAGAAGGGAATCCCAAGCTGTGTGACTCAGACCCAACATCTGTCTCCTCTGCAGGGAAGCACTCTGACTTTAAAGCATCCCGAGAGGTGCCAGGCACTCCTTGCCCAAGTTCAGGGACCAGAGGCCATAGAAGGGCACCCCCAAGAATCCTTCCTCTGGCATCCAGGGGTATAGAAGTTCAGGGCAGAGGAGGAACGGGTTTGTGATGTCTTCTCCAGCTAGACCAGATCAGGGAAGGGGTCAGATGACATTGGAACTCTTTGGGAAGGGATAGCCTTCCCATTAGGAAGGGGATTGTGAAGCTCCATGCCCCTAGCTTCAGACCCTGGTCCTGCCACACACCACTCATAGGAACCTAGGAAGTTTCTTCTGCTACTATTCAAGTTTCTGTgacttcatctgcaaaatgggcataaTCTCTGCCTGGGAGGGCTACTAGAAgaacagaaaagtaaacaaagtCAAGTATGAGATATGTCAGGCACACACTATGTGCTAAAACATGAACTCCAAGGCATGACTCAAACAGGCCCAGAGCTAAGAGCCCAGCCCCTCACCCCCCTGGGCCTTTTCAGGGGGCTCTGAGACCCTCCATCCAGCCCTAGTAGCTCATATGGGGGAAACATGACCCATGAGTCAAGATACTGTCACCTggaagggaggctggggtggggagagtcCCTGCACCAGGGACACTGCTTCAAGAGGTGGCTGAGGGGCCTGCCTCATTCCCACACAGAGCATCTCTGCCAGGTTTGAGGGTTGATTACTCCCTGGCTTGCTGTGAACACAGATCAAGGTCAGGAATGGGAACGGGGGTGTCATCTGCTTTATCTACACAGCCTCTACACCGGGGCAGGGTTTATAGGCTAAGGCAGGCTTCCCAGTGCTTCCCCTGCTGCCTCAGTCCCACCACCCACTCTCTGCCCCAACTGTCTCTGTCCAGAGTGAACTCTCCAGAAAGGGGAAAGCAAGCCTGCCTAAGACAGCCATGACCACCCAGTCATCTCTGCTCCCCTTGTCAGCACCACTGATGCCCCACCAGACAATGCCTGCAGGTGCCTGTGCCCATGAAGTATGGACTCTCTGAGGGCAGGAACCGTGGGAGAAAGGACAATCTTGTAGCCATTTTGCCACATCAGAGCCCTGCCTCCTGTCCTCACCAGCCATGAACCTCGGCAAGCCACTTAGTTACTCCAAGCCttggtttctcatctgtaaaatggagatcttAATGCCTGACTTGCAAAATTTGAGATCAGTTTTGTTAATGTCTAGTTCAGTGTTCCATAAACTTTTTTAATGCATGTAAACTTGTTCAAATTAAATCTCAGGACACCAATCTATAAAATAGCTGTGTTGGAAGGAAAAGTGGAGGGCCCTAGGACTCCTTCACCAAATCCTGGGGAGTTCAGGGAGTCCAATATGAAAAGATCTGGCCCCGACTCTAACAGCCAACTCTGAAATCAACCAGAAATGCTAGAGCAGTAAAAGGGGATGGATAGACTGTCTGACACATCGGCTGGGTCTATCTCCAGAGGAGCCAGAGGTGCACATGTGGAGGGGGAATGCACCACCCATGGGAGAACCCTGGGGGGTCTAAGAAAGAGGAGCTGTTACCAGGGGCCCATTGTCTCACCCCTGAGCACCCCATTCTGACTTCCTACAGGAGGTGGGACAAGGAAATGAGAGACCCCTGTGCCATGGCTGCCTCTCACCCAGTAAATAGACTTGTTCTCCATTCTTCACACAAAATGCCTTGCCTCCCCGTGTACCTGCCAGCTAAGTCCCTAAATGTTCGTCTATCCAAATCTGGCTTTCTCTTTGAGTTCATATTGTCACCACCTTTTGGAAGTCTTCTGTGATTGCCCCTAGCCAAAAATAGCATTTCCTTCCTTTGACTTCCTCTAGCACAGACAGCAGCAGCTAAGAGCTTGGGACTCAGTTTCTCTATTTGTAAGATGAGAATGTGAGGACTGAGATGATCCATGTAAAGCTTTAGTACagtcctggcacacagtaagcactcaataaatgtcagctattcATTATGGTGCTGTGGTCTCTCCCCTGCCCCACAGTTCCTTCAGGctgtggcacacagtaggtgcccaCCGAATGCTTATCCAGGTGACCAGCAGGTGGCCCCACACCCCAATTAACCTCTCTACCAGCTCCTCTGAGCCCCAGAGAACTTGTTCCCTTGAGTCAACAGCTGCCTTCTCCTGGTCAGGGGACACAGAGAGGGTAGAACTGGCAGAGTGCTGGGCAGCTTAGTGCATCACCTAGCAGACACTTGGGCTATGCTGGTGACCAAGGCCTTTGGGCTGAGCCATCCCTCTCCCTGTCTTCATTGCAGCCCTGCCCCATCCTTGTGAGAATTATGctaacagataagaaaactgaggcttggaaaaaTGCATGATCTGCTTGAACATAGAGCATTCCTCACAATCCATCAACTGGTAGTGATATGTCTGTCAAGGGTGCTGGAATAATCTGGTCCTGTTAATTCAGTCTCTCACTTTACTGATGGACAGCCTCAAAAATAAGAACTGCCTTGCTCAAGGCCTCATGTAAACCAAAGCTCAGGTCTCCTGGCTCTAGACAACCCCACTCCATCCCACACACAGCAGGGGAGGTGGGCTTGCCAGACCCTTCCCTCCTGCTGGTTAAGCATGCTGGCTGCTCAGTATGACAAAATGAAGAATTTTACCCTGCTGGGTTTGTGGGCAGCCATGAGGACCCACGATGGATGCAAAGGCTCGGCCCAAAGCAGCCGGGCCCAAGGCGGCCAGGTCTGGTGACAGCCACACACAGCCTGCCCTACCCCCTTCCCCATGCCAGCCAGAAAGAAAGTTTCAAGCAGGCTTGGAAGCATGGAGACCCCTGCAGAGGCTGTTGCAGGCTGCATTTTGAGGCTCAATTCTGACACTGCAGTGAAGGGGCTGAATTGAGGGCAGAGAGGGGCTGGTGTAGAATAGCAATGAGCCAGGCTATTGGAAGCCAGCCAGCATCAGGTTTGGAGGACAGAATCAGGGCAGTTGGCCAGGTCAGGGGGAACATCACTGGGAAGAGATGtcacacatgcacgcatgcatgtgcacacgtgtgtatatatcttttgtggcttttttttttttttttttttgagacacccactctgtcacccaggctggagtgcagtggcgcgatctcggctcactacaagctccgcctcccaggttcacaccattctcctgcctcagcctcccaagtagctgggactacaggcgcccgccaccacacccggctaatttttcatagttttagtagagacggggtttcactatgttagccaggatggtctcaatctcctgacctcgtgatccacctgcctcggcctcccaaagtgctgggattacaggcgtgagccactgcgtcccgccttttttttttttttttttttttttttttttttaagagacagagtctcgctctgttgcccaggctggaatgcagtggcacaatcatggctcgctgtaacttcaagctcctgggttcaagctatcctcctgcctcagcctcccaagtagcttctTATGGAATTCCTTACCGAAAGCTGCCAGGGAAGCTATCATAGAGCCCATGCAAATGCCTGTGCGTCTGGACTCGCTGATGAGAACAAGTGGCCACTTGGCTTCTTAGCTCACCTAATACTAGCTGATTGTCAGAGATTTGTGCCCATTTCATGGACAGCCACACTGAGGCCCAAAAAGGAGTGTGACTTGGCCAGGCATCCAGCCTCCCGGTCCTGGCTTGTAAGAGCGACACCTGATGCTGGAGATCACggagccaggccctgggctgggctAGCGGCTGGATCAGGATCCTCATGGGTTCTTGGAAGTGGCCAAAAAGATGTGGGAGATAATGGGGCAATCCTTCCATCTGCTCCTCTGCTAACTGCCTCTAGGGCACCCCACCTCACCTAGTTATAGGAGGGGCCCTACCCTCTCCCCAACAACAGCAAGGGGCCAAATGTGACCAATAAGAACCCTCCCCTGAAACTGACATGTGGACACCTGAGCAGATGACCTCCCCAGCTAGGACTTCTGCAGCTCTGGTTTTGCCAGAGCTgtagaggtttaaaaaaaaaaaaaaaaaaagatggctgggcgcggtggctcacgcctgtaatcccagcactttgggaggccaaggcgggcagatcacaaggtcaagagttcgagaccagcctgaccaatatagtgaaaccccgtctctactaaaaatacaaaaattagctgggtgtagtggcgtgcatctgtaatcctagctacttgggaggctggggcagcagaatcgcttgaacccgggaggcagaggttgcagtgaaccaagatggcaccactgcattcctgggcgacagggcgagactccgtctcaaaaatcaaaaaacaaaacaaaacaaaaccactagTGCAGGCAGAGGATCAAGGCCAGCCCCAAGGAGAAGTTCAGACTGGCAGAGCGGAGTGGCAGACAGAAGTCCTAGAGCAGGGAGTCCCTCTGTCCCTGAGGCCCTGGTGCCTGCACTTCTGCCTGTAACCCTGTATCCTATCAGGCACCTAGGTACCTTTCCCAGCACTGGGATGCATACATTCTCTCTTTGGCTCAAACTGTCCCATGACACCTCCTTCTCCTGGAGCCATGTTCTTCCATCACAGACCATATCAGACCttgattaaacattttttttttttttttgagatggacttttgctctgttgccaggttggagtgcagtggcgtgacctcggctcaccgcaacctctgcctcccgggttcaagtgtttctcatgcctcagcctcccaagtagctgggattacaggcacctgccacaatgcctggctaactttttgtattttagtagagacagggtttcaccacattggccaggatggtcttgatctcctgactccgtgatctgcctgccttggcctcccaaagtgctgggattataggcgtgagtcaccacgcccagccagtttaaCATTTTCAACATGTGATGTTTTCACCTTCTCCCACATGAATGTAAACACCTTGAGGTCAGCCCCCTGTCTGAagttctcactgcagccttccttGCACCCAGCACAGCATCTCAGGTACACTGGATGTTTGGCAGCCAAGCGAGGGAGGCCATCTGTGCCTCCACAGCTTTATGACTAGATGGACTACATCTACCTTTGCATCTGGCCAGCATTCCTCCAGATGTAGAGTACACTAGGAAGGCTGGGCTGAACCACAGGCTCCATGGGGTCTCTTGAACTTATCTGGCCACCCTCCTGGAAGCCCAGTACTGGAACCAAAGCCCAGTACTGGAACCAAAGCCCAGGAGGCCCACATGATGCTGCTCTGGAAATAAAACCCCATGGGTGAGGAAGGCCTGATTGTCCGGAAAGCTCCTGAGGtagatttggggctgctttttctTCTAGAGACTTCTAGATATTCTCTCCTTCCTGAGGtagatttggggctgctttttctTCTAGAGACTTCTAGATACTCTAGATGTAACTCTAgatacttccttccttcctgatgaCTAAGGATGTTAGAGTAGCTAATGACTGTGGGGCATAAGCCACGCACCTGGCACCTCACTAAGTACTTCACACACATCATCTGCTCAAATCCCCCACATAACTCCATGAGATGGGCACTATCATCACCAGggcacagctgaggaaactgaggccaagaaagCTGCCCAAGGTCACCAGGCTGGAAAGCAGCAGAACATCTCAGGCGTGTTTGCCTGTCCCCTGCCTTCCAGCAGCTCTGCACCCTCCCCCACACCCTGAAGGAAGCAGGGTGGAGGAGCGAGCACTGCAGGCAGCAGATGAGCTCTTGGAAAACTGGGAGTTTCAAGATAGGAGCTGGGAGAGAAATGCCACAGTTAGAGCCCTCCTTGAGGCTGCCCGCAAGGGCTCCTGAGGAGTGAGAGTGCTCTGTTACTGGAGTAGTCAAAAGACAGTCTTGCAGCATgccgccccctcccctcctcgATATTCTCACTGCCAAATGAAATCTGGCAGTTTCTGAAAATAGCTCAGTGCTGCAGCAGGCACTCTGCCCGCCCTTCAGCAGGCTGGCACGCAGCTGGGGGTGGCCACTGTGGGCAGACACTGGCACACACAGGACCGGGGGTAGGTGTCACACACACTGCACAGGGGCGTCACAGAGCTGGGGGCATGTGGCAGCTGCCATCCCTCAGCTCTTCTGACCTTTCTATGCCTAGCAAGGACTCAGTGGCCTTGGAGTTAGCATGGCATGCTTATCAGGCCTGAGGCACCCCCTCTAGCTGGGGTGAAATCACTAGTGGGTCTAAGAAGCTGCCCTTGGGCCACTTTTGTCCACCCCTGTAGACAAAAAGTAAACCCAGGAGCCAGGAGAAAATGATGAAATGCTGTTTATTACTATCTGGATGTAAAACCCAGCAGTGTTGTCCTATCTGACATGGTCTAGGGTTTTCTAGCCAGTGAGAGAGGGGCCAGGAAGAAACTAGGCTGGGTGTCAGGCACTTGTCAGGCAGCACCAGGCACTCGGCACCCTGAGGCTACCATGGTGGGGTGGGGCTGGTAAGTCCTGATCAGCCAGGAAAGGCCCTCTCTGCCCCACTCAGGCCCAAGCCAGGACCAGACGTTCTGAGCATGGCTCAGTTGCCTTCCCCAACCTCAGGTCTGACCCAGAGTAAAGAAAGAGACCTCAGGTTAATGGGAAGCCTCTTGGCCCTGCTCCCAACCAGCCACTTTCACACAAGTACACCAAAAGATAGCCCCTGACATCAACAGAGAGGGGCTTTCCTGCCTGAGATCTGGTGAGCAGATGGGTGCAGGGAAAGTATACTGGCTTTTCTTACAGTGACATTTTCCAAAGCggaaaaaggttaaaaatatccCCCACCTTAAGTTCAGATGAAAAGCCACCATTTGGGTAGGGAATAGTGAGGGGATAGCTAGGCCCAGGGACTCCCTCAGGGGAGAGTGCTGAGTTCCCTCTGGGCTGGGCTGCAGCAAGGCAGGGCTGGACTGCACAAGGAGGCAGGCAGACCAGATCCAGCAGCCTCGGGGAGCCCAAGGAGGAGTGAGACTGAGGGGGCCAGCCAGTGTGCGAGAAATCAGCCTCCCCAAGAAGGCAGAGGTGAACCCTCAGTTGCCCCTCCTCCCTTACTCGCTCACTCAGCATTCACAGGCAGTAATGTGGTCCCTGGTCACCATGGCAACCAATGGCCAATGCCTTTCTCAAGGCCAGGCCCATCTGCCCACCCCGCAGTGGGATGTCTCTGTGGAAGACGTGGAAGATGGGAAGCCCAGCCACAACTCCCAGTGGCCTAGAAAGCTAAGGCCATGCACCAGGGCAGGACAGCACAGAGGCCTCACTcaggccatcctggctaaagGTGCTGCTATGGCAGCAGGCAGCTCCCAGCCCCTAGGCCCTGCCCGTCTCTAGGGCTTGAGCCTGGGCCAGAGATCTGAAGGAGGTTTAGGGTCAGGGTCCTCCATCCTGAAGTTCCAAGTgacaaattaaaacacaataaaataatccTTTTGTTAAAAGAATGACCCTGGGCCCTCCTGGCCAGGGCCTCAGCACATTCCAGTCTGTTATGCAGGctgagaggccaggctcctccaaTGTCCCATGAGCTACTGGTTGTTGCAGCCCTGAGAGGCAGAGGAGCTGCCTGCCTgcttttttctcctcttgttGAGGAGCCGGTTGTTAGAGGTCTTCAGGTCCTTGATCTTCACCTGGTCGTAGTCCACCCGCATAGTGGCCAAGGCACTGGTCATCTCCTCCTGGGGACAGACAGGATGGGGGGCACTAAGAGGTCAGGATGTACTGACATTAGGAACTATCACCCCCTGCCTGGGCAGCCCCTTAACAGTGTCAGTGACAGCCTGTGCTGCCTCTGTGCCCACTGTGTTCCCAGCACTGGGCCAAGACCTTTGCATCACATGAGGGACCTCACTACAGTCCTCTGTGGTAGACACTGAGCTTCTTCACAACGGCACAAAAGGAGAGTTATTCCCTGGGACCACACCAAGGGTAAGTGGGATAGTGAACTAAACCACTTCCACCACAGAACCACAAGACCTTCAGAGAATGCCATCTCGCTGAGCAACCAGCACACTGGGGCCTGGAGTTTGTGCCACTGGAGCTGCTACCCCATATGTTCAAATGTGGCCTCTGCTGGGTCTAAACCAGGCTGACCACCCTCCCAAATGTTGTTGGTTATAAGAGAGGTCATCATCCAAGCTTGGTACCAAAGCCCTGTTTCATTGAGGAAGTAAGCCAGGAGCACCACACTGAATGGGGTAGTGAGGCCCAATCCTTGGAGTGCCATGGTTGGACCACTGCGACAGTCACTGACACCCTGTCCTCCAGGCATAGAAAGGGGCCAAAGACCCCAGACTCTGGGTAGCCACCCCCCTGAAGTCCCTTTTGCCCAAATCCTGGCACCTGTAGTGAGACTGAGGCAGAGCCCACCCACCTTGACTTCATCCCAGTGGTCTTTGTCCTCCTGCAGCACTCGGGCCGTGTGGAGTGGGGTCTGTGGCACCACCATCGATTGCTGGAAGGAGCCCCATGCCCATGGATTAGAAACTGGAGGCACCTGGGACAGCACTGGTTCCCCCAACTCCATCCCTTCTCCCAGTCTCAGATGGGAAAACTAAGGCTCGGGGTTGGGAAGGAGCCTCAATGGGGCAGTGGCAAAGCCAGGTTGTAGGTAAGGCCCTACTATCTACCTGTGCGCATGGGCCCATTCCAGCCCTGTACTGGGGCCTCAAAGCAGAGCCACCACCCTCCTGCCCAGCAGTCCCACTCCAGCTGGACACCCTGCCTGCcatgggaggaggaggggctcACGTTGATCCAGGGGTGGTTCATAAACTGAGTGATGGTCAGCCTCTCTGTGGGGTCCGTCTTCAACAGGAGGCGGATCAGCTGCTTGGCTAGGGAAGccagggaagagaggggagaagtGAGGTTGCAGAGTTCCTCAGAGCCAGTCCCTCCACCCTTCCCCATAGACCACAAGCTCTGCTGAGGCAGGGGCTGCATGTGCTCCCAAATTCCCAACCCACAGAAAGAGTGAGCTAACAACTATTTCTTGTTTTGAAGCACTAAATATCCAGGATAACTGGTTAAGTAGCAGTAGATAACTCATACAGGGCAGCCTTGTTTGTGGTCCTCAGAAGGGAAAATATGATTGAGGAATAGGAGTTAGAGGGAGTTTTGAGGAAGCAAGTTTTGAGCCTGTTTgacagatgtagaaactgaggctcaagaagGTTAGGGGACTTGCCTAGGATCCCACAGCTGGGAAGAGGGGAGCCAAGATTTGAACACAGGTCAGTTTGACACCAAAGTGATGTTTCCCAGAATGAAAGTCGCAGGGGCCAGGCTGGGACAGAGAGGTTCACTCACCATCCTCAGAGACCTCTGACCACTCAGGATTGGGGAAGCCATACTGGCCCAGGCGGATCCTTCTCTTCATCCCTGGGGAGATGGCCTGGCCCGTGTTGGAGTAGAAGGGTGGGAAGCCACAaaggctgggggaaggggtaAGTCATTTGGCATAGGGTGGGACCAGTGCCAGGGTGGACCCATTTCCCCTCAAAAGTCCCTGACTGGGGAGACAGGCAACCAGACACCATGGCAATAATACCAGCCCTCCGGACTCCCAGGCATATCCCAGGAATGCCATCAGCCCTTGGCATGGGGAGACCCTCAGGCACCTGAAGGAGTGGTGTCCCATGATCAAAAGGGAAGGGCAGCCTGCATGAGGAGTGACACACACAAGCCCCTCACCAAGGACATGGGGTAGGGGGACAGAAGTGGTCCTAGGCTCACAGTGGGGGTGAGggcaggagatggaggcagggggtggggaaggtACTCACAGGATGTACATGATGACACCCAGGGACCACATGTCACATGACTTGTCATACTTCTCTGGACCCAGGACCTCAGGGGCTGCCAGGGCAGAGGGACAGCAGGGCTCTCAGACCCAAGGGTCTTAgagcccaggcagaagcctgaaGCCTGGGCGAGGTGGGGAGCAGGTGCCTGGGCTGGGAGGTAGGGCAGAGCAGACTGGCGTCTGGCACCTTTTGGAAAGGCAGCACGTGTGTGAAGCTGGGGGAGGAGAAAGCTCCCGGAAAAAAATCAACCACTTTCAGACATACCCCTAGCTCCCTTGGGCCTGGGCCCCTCTGTCAGTCTCAGCCTTggtgaaagaagagaagagaaggccaGTCTGGGGCTTGGTGGGAAACTGCCGTAGGTGAGAGGGTCTTGGCCTGCCAGCTGTCCTGTGTCCCTTGCCTCCCAGAATGCACAGCCTAGGTCACAGGCAAGGAGGAACCAGGGGC
The sequence above is drawn from the Rhinopithecus roxellana isolate Shanxi Qingling chromosome 1, ASM756505v1, whole genome shotgun sequence genome and encodes:
- the MAPKAPK3 gene encoding MAP kinase-activated protein kinase 3 isoform X5, which codes for MEGGELFSRIQERGDQAFTEREAAEIMRDIGTAIQFLHSHNIAHRDVKPENLLYTSKEKDAVLKLTDFGFAKETTQNALQTPCYTPYYVGCAFWEARDTGQLAGQDPLTYGSFPPSPRLAFSSLLSPRLRLTEGPRPKGARAPEVLGPEKYDKSCDMWSLGVIMYILLCGFPPFYSNTGQAISPGMKRRIRLGQYGFPNPEWSEVSEDAKQLIRLLLKTDPTERLTITQFMNHPWINQSMVVPQTPLHTARVLQEDKDHWDEVKEEMTSALATMRVDYDQVKIKDLKTSNNRLLNKRRKKQAGSSSASQGCNNQ
- the MAPKAPK3 gene encoding MAP kinase-activated protein kinase 3 isoform X1, coding for MDGETADEQGGPVPPSVAPGGPGLGGAPGGRREPKKYAVTDDYQLSKQVLGLGVNGKVLECFHRRTGQKCALKLLYDSPKARQEVDHHWQASGGPHIVRILDVYENMHHGKRCLLIIMECMEGGELFSRIQERGDQAFTEREAAEIMRDIGTAIQFLHSHNIAHRDVKPENLLYTSKEKDAVLKLTDFGFAKETTQNALQTPCYTPYYVGCAFWEARDTGQLAGQDPLTYGSFPPSPRLAFSSLLSPRLRLTEGPRPKGARAPEVLGPEKYDKSCDMWSLGVIMYILLCGFPPFYSNTGQAISPGMKRRIRLGQYGFPNPEWSEVSEDAKQLIRLLLKTDPTERLTITQFMNHPWINQSMVVPQTPLHTARVLQEDKDHWDEVKEEMTSALATMRVDYDQVKIKDLKTSNNRLLNKRRKKQAGSSSASQGCNNQ
- the MAPKAPK3 gene encoding MAP kinase-activated protein kinase 3 isoform X4 encodes the protein MHHGKRCLLIIMECMEGGELFSRIQERGDQAFTEREAAEIMRDIGTAIQFLHSHNIAHRDVKPENLLYTSKEKDAVLKLTDFGFAKETTQNALQTPCYTPYYVGCAFWEARDTGQLAGQDPLTYGSFPPSPRLAFSSLLSPRLRLTEGPRPKGARAPEVLGPEKYDKSCDMWSLGVIMYILLCGFPPFYSNTGQAISPGMKRRIRLGQYGFPNPEWSEVSEDAKQLIRLLLKTDPTERLTITQFMNHPWINQSMVVPQTPLHTARVLQEDKDHWDEVKEEMTSALATMRVDYDQVKIKDLKTSNNRLLNKRRKKQAGSSSASQGCNNQ